From Sparus aurata chromosome 9, fSpaAur1.1, whole genome shotgun sequence, a single genomic window includes:
- the cep97 gene encoding centrosomal protein of 97 kDa yields the protein MGVSDLQIDTNAGPVVDLSARGMQKLDPSFMCSDDTHTLILDRNHIMKLDHLERSPGLQQLSVASNRLVRMMGVSRLTELRVLNLPNNSIGYIEGLRDLPHLEWLNLSGNNIKVIEQLNNCVSLQHLDLSDNNISTIGDLTKLVALKTLLLHGNSITTLRTVPAHLPAHLSILSLAENEIRDLNEASYLAPLHDLEQLSIMSNPCVMATPSLPGFDYRPYIMSWCLSLKVLDGYVVSQKEGLKAEWLYSQGKGRSYRPGQHVQLVQYLATVCPLTSSPALETAEDAKLEKILNKQRFHQRQLLEEGQGGCHSPPRPTQLDVESHSPSHAVPQGGARDMNKISASAPATAPAVQETEPVRQFNTWMSSDSSHPSLPVVRSPRPGEEHMYLEDVQTDEDKLNGSMLSSASTFLPFMSDLDPQATHSDSEDETETFEPDSLAPKQPAQHKKHNTNKTHHSPPVDKQERGPEDDTISGAATTAGSLEVRVSTPQNDLETSSDFGKAEMKEAPKQEEVGTCASKSSLMEADKAAVKIQSWWRGQHTRCCHPMARDVRSEIRLRRMQEHILFLTERFDRMQQQYEEERLQRLVQEEAVKFLWKELQSMQQWKQSVEQQLACITRAAIPPQILAPGSCAAAPLVASSKTNPPSTDVSFPDSGFQSTSDQQAAQEDSFLSSGTADSLKTVRALSPVRIDGVDSADCSLLEQYLSSVQQREEEAEEVISDRTETPQPSSPPSPSKTAQSNSPQQKAANNQSQVQRMEETTPGPV from the exons ATGGGTGTATCGGATTTACAAATAGATACAAATGCTG GACCCGTGGTGGATCTTTCAGCCCGGGGTATGCAAAAGCTGGATCCTAGTTTCATGTGCTCCGATGACACTCACACTCTCATCCTGGACCGTAACCACATCATGAAACTGGACCATCTGGAAAGGAGCCCAGGCCTTCAGCAG CTTTCTGTAGCCAGTAACCGTCTAGTGAGAATGATGGGTGTGTCTCGGCTAACAGAGTTAAGAGTCCTCAATCTTCCCAACAACAGTATTGGATACATAGAAGGTCTAAGAGATCTGCCACATCTGGAATGGCTCAACCTGTCTGGGAACAATATTAAG GTCATTGAGCAACTCAACAACTGTGTGTCCCTTCAACACCTGGATCTGTCTGACAATAACATATCTACCATTGGTGATCTGACTAAACTAGTGGCATTAAAG ACACTTTTGCTCCATGGAAACAGCATTACAACACTCCGCACTGTTCCTGCTCACCTACCTGCCCACTTATCCATCCTCTCCCTGGCAGAAAATGAGATAAGAGATCTAAATGAA GCGTCCTACTTGGCACCTCTCCATGACCTGGAGCAGCTGTCTATTATGAGCAATCCTTGTGTTATGGCGACCCCCTCATTGCCAGGTTTTGATTATCGACCATATATCATGAGTTGGTGCCTGAGCCTTAAGGTCCTTGATGGTTATGTGGTGTCACAGAAAGAAGG TCTCAAAGCAGAGTGGCTCTACAGTCAAGGAAAAGGGCGTTCATATCGACCAGGTCAGCATGTTCAGCTGGTTCAGTACCTGGCTACTGTTTGCCCTCTGACGTCATCACCAGCTCTGGAGACGGCAGAGGACGCCAAACTTGAGAAGATCCTCAATAAGCAAAG GTTTCACCAAAGACAGCTGTTAGAGGAGGGCCAAGGAGGCTGTCATAGTCCTCCTCGTCCAACTCAACTAGATGTGGAGAGCCACAGTCCTTCACATGCCGTCCCACAGGGGGGAGCCAGAGACATGAATAAAATCAGTGCATCTGCACCAGCCACTGCTCCGGCAGTCCAGGAGACAG AGCCAGTCAGGCAGTTTAATACCTGGATGAGCTCTGATTCCTCCCACCCATCATTGCCTGTGGTTCGCAGCCCAAGGCCAGGAGAGGAGCATATGTATTTGGAGGATGTGCAGACAGATGAGGACAAACTCAACGGCAGCATGCTCTCCTCAGCGTCCACCTTTCTCCCGTTCATGTCTGATCTGGATCCACAGGCAACTCACTCTGACAGTGAAGACGAGACAGAGACATTTGAACCCGACTCCCTGGCTCCAAAGCAGCCAGCACAGCAcaaaaagcacaacacaaacaagacaCATCATTCTCCCCCAGTGGATAAGCAAGAGAGGGGTCCTGAAGACGATACTATTTCTGGTGCAGCCACAACAGCTGGATCTCTAGAGGTCAGAGTTAGCACACCACAAAATGATCTGGAAACGTCATCTGACTTTGGTAAAGCAGAGATGAAAGAAGCCCCCAAGCAGGAAGAAGTTGGGACGTGTGCCAGTAAATCAAGTTTGATGGAAGCAGACAAGGCAGCGGTCAAAATACAATCATGGTGGAGGGGACAGCACACACGCTGTTGTCACCCCATGGCCAGAGATGTGCGCAGTGAGATACGTCTGCGCAGGATGCAAGAACACATCCTCTTCCTGACAGAAAGGTTTGACAG GATGCAGCAGCAGTATGAAGAAGAGAGGTTACAAAGGCTGGTTCAGGAGGAAGCTGTTAAGTTTCTGTGGAAAGAG CTCCAGTCTATGCAGCAGTGGAAACAATCTGTGGAGCAGCAGCTGGCCTGCATTACTCGGGCTGCCATCCCTCCTCAGATCTTGGCTCCCGGATCATGTGCAGCTGCCCCGCTTGTTGCATCCAGCAAGACAAACCCACCCAGCACAGACGTGTCTTTCCCAGACTCCGGCTTCCAGTCAACAAGTGATCAGCAGGCAGCGCAGGAGGACAGCTTCCTGAGCAGCGGGACAGCAGACTCTCTGAAGACGGTACGAGCACTGAGCCCTGTTCGTATTGATGGCGTGGACAGCGCAGACTGCAGCCTGTTGGAGCAGTACCTCTCCTCTgtgcagcagagggaggaggaggctgaggaggtGATCAGTGACAGAACAGAAACGCCGCAACCCTCCTCACCACCATCACCCAGCAAAACAGCACAGTCCAACTCCCCCCAGCAGAAGGCAGCAAACAACCAATCACAAGTGCAAAGAATGGAGGAAACCACTCCTGGCCCTGTTTGA
- the rpl24 gene encoding large ribosomal subunit protein eL24, with translation MKVELCSFSGYKIYPGHGRRYARIDGKVFQFLNAKCESAFLAKRNPRQINWTVLYRRKHKKGQSEEVAKKRTRRAVKFQRAITGASLAEIMAKRNQKPEVRKAQREQAIRAAKEAKKAKQAAKKPAAPSAKASTKTAQKPKIAKPMKISAPRVGGKR, from the exons ATGAA gGTCGAGTTGTGCAGTTTCAGTGGGTATAAAATATACCCCGGCCATGGCCGCCGATACGCCAGGATAGACGGAAAG GTGTTCCAGTTCCTGAACGCCAAATGTGAGTCTGCCTTCCTGGCCAAGAGGAACCCTAGACAGATCAACTGGACCGTGCTGTACAGACGCAAGCACAAGAAGGGCCAGTCT GAAGAGGTGGCTAAGAAGCGTACCCGCCGCGCAGTGAAATTCCAGAGGGCCATCACTGGGGCCTCCCTGGCTGAGATTATGGCCAAGAGAAACCAGAAGCCCGAGGTCCGCAAGGCCCAGAGGGAGCAGGCCATCAG AGCTGCCAAGGAGGCCAAGAAGGCGAAGCAGGCAGCCAAGAAGCCCGCTGCTCCAAGTGCAAAG GCCTCTACCAAGACTGCACAGAAACCCAAGATCGCTAAGCCCATGAAGATCAGCGCACCCCGCGTCGGAGGAAAACGCTAA